In Gallaecimonas pentaromativorans, the following are encoded in one genomic region:
- the pdxA gene encoding 4-hydroxythreonine-4-phosphate dehydrogenase PdxA, whose product MIQRIALTPGEPAGIGPDLAVMLAQQDWPVEVVVCADADLLKARAKCLGLPLQLRPYEPWAPALPQQKGTLTLAPFGLREDVVPGELNEANAHYVLETLSFAGEGNMDGRFAAVVTGPVHKGIINRAGIAFSGHTEFFAHQANVSDVVMLLATEGLRVALVTTHIPLAYVAKAITPERLTKVIGVLHQDLVSKFGIEKPCIYVCGLNPHAGEGGHLGREEIDVIEPTLEGLREQGMNLVGPLPADTLFQPKYLDNADAVLAMYHDQGLPVLKHKGFGNSVNITLGLPFVRTSVDHGTALDLAGTGKVDAGSMKLALSQAIALANR is encoded by the coding sequence ATGATCCAGCGTATCGCACTGACACCCGGCGAGCCGGCCGGCATCGGGCCAGATTTGGCGGTGATGCTGGCCCAGCAAGACTGGCCGGTTGAAGTGGTGGTCTGTGCCGATGCCGACCTGTTAAAAGCCCGGGCCAAGTGCCTGGGCTTACCGCTTCAATTACGCCCTTATGAACCCTGGGCGCCGGCCCTGCCCCAGCAAAAAGGCACCCTGACTCTGGCGCCTTTTGGGCTCAGGGAAGATGTTGTCCCCGGCGAGCTTAACGAGGCCAACGCCCACTACGTGTTGGAGACCCTCTCCTTTGCCGGTGAAGGCAACATGGATGGCCGGTTTGCCGCCGTGGTCACAGGCCCGGTGCACAAAGGCATCATCAACCGTGCCGGCATTGCCTTCTCCGGCCATACCGAGTTCTTTGCCCATCAGGCCAATGTCAGTGACGTGGTAATGTTGCTGGCCACCGAGGGCCTGCGGGTGGCCCTGGTGACCACCCATATCCCTCTGGCCTATGTGGCTAAAGCCATTACCCCGGAGCGCCTGACGAAAGTCATCGGTGTGCTGCACCAGGACTTGGTCAGTAAATTCGGCATCGAAAAACCCTGTATTTACGTGTGTGGCCTTAACCCCCACGCCGGCGAAGGCGGCCATCTGGGCCGCGAAGAAATCGATGTGATTGAGCCGACTCTGGAAGGGCTTAGAGAGCAAGGCATGAACCTGGTCGGCCCGTTACCGGCCGACACCCTGTTCCAACCCAAGTATCTGGATAATGCCGATGCGGTGCTGGCCATGTATCATGACCAGGGGCTGCCGGTACTCAAGCACAAAGGTTTCGGCAACTCCGTCAATATCACCCTGGGTCTCCCCTTTGTCCGCACCTCGGTCGACCATGGCACAGCCCTGGATCTGGCCGGCACCGGCAAGGTAGACGCAGGCAGCATGAAACTGGCCCTTTCCCAGGCCATCGCACTGGCAAACCGTTAA
- the rsmA gene encoding 16S rRNA (adenine(1518)-N(6)/adenine(1519)-N(6))-dimethyltransferase RsmA: MTDNVHMGHRARKRFGQNFLNDQDVIANIVRAINPRPDDVLVEIGPGLGALTEPVLEQAGQLQVVELDRDLAARLRQRDGITVNEADALKFDFGTLHQEGKPFKVFGNLPYNISTPLLFHLFTWSDCINEMHFMLQKEVVERMAAGPGTKQYGRLSVMTQYFCQVIPVLHVGPHAFTPPPKVDSAVVRLVPYKDKPVKVKDERKLSQVLTEAFNQRRKTVRNTFKAHFSTEQLEALGVDPGARPENLSLAQYAALADALAGRSSEA; this comes from the coding sequence ATGACAGACAACGTCCATATGGGCCACAGGGCCCGCAAGCGCTTCGGCCAGAACTTCCTCAACGATCAGGATGTGATCGCCAATATCGTCCGGGCCATCAACCCGCGCCCTGACGACGTGCTGGTGGAAATCGGCCCCGGCCTTGGCGCCTTGACCGAGCCGGTACTGGAACAGGCCGGGCAACTGCAAGTGGTGGAGCTGGACCGCGACCTGGCGGCTCGCCTGCGTCAACGCGACGGCATTACCGTCAACGAAGCCGACGCCCTGAAATTCGACTTCGGCACCCTGCACCAAGAGGGCAAACCCTTCAAGGTGTTCGGCAACCTGCCCTACAACATCTCCACCCCGCTGCTGTTCCACCTCTTTACTTGGTCTGACTGCATCAACGAGATGCACTTCATGCTGCAAAAAGAAGTGGTAGAGCGGATGGCCGCCGGCCCCGGTACCAAACAGTACGGCCGCCTGTCGGTGATGACCCAGTATTTTTGCCAGGTGATCCCGGTGCTGCACGTCGGCCCACACGCCTTTACCCCACCCCCTAAGGTGGACTCCGCCGTGGTGCGTCTGGTGCCTTACAAAGACAAGCCGGTCAAGGTCAAAGATGAGCGCAAACTGAGCCAGGTGCTGACCGAAGCCTTCAACCAGCGCCGCAAGACGGTGCGCAATACCTTCAAGGCCCACTTCAGCACCGAACAGCTCGAAGCGCTGGGTGTGGATCCCGGTGCCCGCCCCGAAAACCTCAGCCTGGCCCAATATGCGGCCCTGGCCGATGCCTTGGCTGGTCGATCCTCGGAGGCCTGA
- the apaG gene encoding Co2+/Mg2+ efflux protein ApaG, with product MLRFQIHVDTRYLDDRSLPDENKYVFAYTITIRNLDTQPAKLINRYWLITDGNGKTTEVSGAGVVGQQPTIQPGSEYSYTSGAVLESPVGTMEGHYEMEVQGGGNFKTPVPIFRLAVPKVVN from the coding sequence ATGCTGCGTTTTCAGATCCACGTAGACACCCGGTATCTGGACGACCGCTCGCTGCCGGACGAAAACAAATACGTTTTTGCCTACACCATCACCATCCGTAACCTCGACACCCAGCCGGCCAAGCTCATCAACCGTTACTGGTTGATAACCGACGGTAACGGCAAAACCACCGAGGTATCCGGTGCCGGGGTGGTGGGCCAGCAGCCCACCATTCAACCAGGCAGCGAATATAGCTATACCTCAGGGGCGGTACTGGAAAGCCCGGTGGGCACCATGGAAGGCCACTATGAGATGGAAGTCCAGGGCGGCGGTAACTTTAAGACCCCGGTGCCCATTTTTCGCCTGGCGGTGCCCAAGGTCGTTAACTGA
- a CDS encoding symmetrical bis(5'-nucleosyl)-tetraphosphatase translates to MHYVVGDIQGCYRELMALLEKVAFNPSSDRLIAVGDLVARGPNSLDVLRFFMRHPESCQTVLGNHDLNLLAVLCDLRKAKKSDLLDEVLASPERGAIIDYLRRQPLALWFNELKLLVTHAGLPPLWDCQRTLAASSLVSQALQGDDWQQLLADMYGDQPDSWSPELCGTPLLRYIINGLTRMRFCRPDGSLDLKCKLGPAEGAKQGFVPWFELQPPLPFTLAFGHWASLQGALPRSDIKALDTGCVWGESLTLWCAETDTLHQQIAIS, encoded by the coding sequence ATGCACTATGTGGTGGGTGACATTCAGGGCTGCTATCGCGAGCTGATGGCACTGCTGGAAAAGGTAGCGTTCAACCCCAGCTCTGACCGACTAATTGCCGTTGGCGACTTGGTGGCTCGCGGCCCCAACTCCCTGGATGTCTTGCGCTTTTTTATGCGTCACCCCGAGTCCTGCCAAACTGTGCTGGGCAACCACGATCTGAACCTGCTAGCCGTGCTCTGTGACCTTCGCAAAGCCAAGAAAAGCGATCTGCTGGATGAGGTACTGGCGAGCCCCGAACGCGGCGCCATCATCGACTACCTACGGCGCCAGCCCTTGGCGCTGTGGTTTAACGAGCTCAAGCTGTTGGTGACCCACGCTGGCTTGCCGCCCCTTTGGGACTGCCAGCGCACCCTGGCGGCCAGCAGCCTGGTAAGCCAGGCGCTGCAGGGCGACGACTGGCAACAGCTCCTGGCCGACATGTACGGCGACCAGCCAGACAGCTGGTCGCCGGAGCTTTGCGGCACGCCTTTGCTGCGCTACATCATCAACGGCCTGACCCGGATGCGCTTTTGCCGCCCTGACGGCAGTCTCGACCTCAAATGCAAGCTGGGCCCCGCCGAAGGCGCCAAGCAGGGGTTTGTGCCTTGGTTCGAGCTTCAGCCTCCTCTTCCCTTTACCCTGGCCTTTGGCCACTGGGCATCCTTGCAAGGGGCACTGCCCCGTTCCGACATCAAGGCATTGGATACCGGCTGCGTGTGGGGAGAATCCCTCACTTTGTGGTGCGCCGAGACCGATACCCTGCATCAGCAAATAGCAATTTCCTAA
- a CDS encoding methyl-accepting chemotaxis protein has translation MNLTVAKRIVLGFAIITLLLFGNGLSSYLGFDKVESNVQRATSLAVGAVVSVGQLQQSSSTLSELGLKAYHSDSINEIEGYQQTAQSTSDELNRSLRKFKDLIKNEASLVETAKVVEGSFSGLQGAQGRLFDAKLTSLKLRDQLKKMQSSVSDTADDASADILDLTDAGVPDVAANTTSKLENMFLSLSTSIIEYNKSTTLTKADTIAGEINFALSDIDSNLAFVARSVGADNKYIKSLQDKAKALRAKVTDAGTGIIDLQKSRLKENEKAEGALTEEQINLDGLRGALNKLQNASQAIAADTKEAIDHSIATANTATFVVMAICVIAAVLISTYVVRSITAPLDKVKEMLTILASGDLSRRLDASAKDEFGELARSTNSLTDSLRNLIEGISSGSTQLAASAEETSAITAQTKVAIQQQKGQVDQVATATTQMSASADQVTHAASDTLSSVLRAEKEAERVRQLSADTKSTIQMLAAEVESASQVINKLHQDSANIGSILDVIRGIAEQTNLLALNAAIEAARAGEQGRGFAVVADEVRTLASRTQQSTQEIQSMIEALQQGAEQAVSVMDQGKFQAESCVSKSVESDVALSHITDAVHEARDKSEHIAQAAKEQGIVAQEINEKLTSIVNIAEETAQGAEQTATSSEEVARLSEELRNSVRRFRIQ, from the coding sequence ATGAACCTCACTGTTGCCAAGCGGATAGTCCTTGGCTTTGCCATCATTACGCTGTTGTTGTTCGGTAACGGCCTGAGTTCCTATCTCGGCTTTGATAAGGTCGAAAGCAATGTCCAGCGCGCCACGTCCCTTGCGGTGGGTGCCGTGGTCAGCGTCGGCCAGCTGCAGCAAAGCAGCTCTACCCTGAGCGAGCTGGGCCTCAAGGCCTATCACAGCGACAGCATCAACGAGATTGAGGGCTACCAGCAGACCGCCCAGTCCACCTCAGACGAGCTGAATAGGTCCCTGCGCAAATTCAAAGACCTCATTAAAAACGAGGCATCTTTGGTAGAAACCGCCAAAGTGGTTGAAGGCAGCTTCAGCGGCCTGCAGGGGGCTCAGGGACGGTTGTTTGACGCCAAGCTGACCAGCCTCAAACTGCGCGACCAGCTGAAAAAGATGCAATCGTCGGTGTCCGATACCGCCGATGACGCCAGCGCCGACATTCTCGATTTGACCGACGCCGGGGTACCGGACGTAGCCGCCAACACCACCAGCAAACTCGAGAACATGTTCCTGTCGCTGTCAACCAGCATCATCGAGTACAACAAGTCCACTACCCTGACCAAAGCCGATACCATCGCTGGTGAAATCAATTTTGCCTTGAGTGATATCGACTCCAACCTCGCTTTTGTGGCCCGCTCGGTCGGTGCCGACAACAAGTACATCAAGTCGCTTCAGGACAAAGCCAAGGCGCTGCGCGCCAAAGTAACCGATGCCGGCACCGGCATTATCGATCTGCAAAAATCCCGCCTGAAGGAAAACGAAAAAGCCGAAGGCGCGTTGACCGAAGAGCAGATCAACCTTGACGGCCTGCGCGGCGCCCTGAACAAGCTGCAAAATGCTTCCCAGGCCATTGCCGCCGACACCAAAGAAGCCATAGACCACTCCATTGCCACCGCCAACACCGCCACCTTTGTGGTGATGGCCATCTGCGTTATCGCGGCAGTGCTGATCAGTACCTACGTGGTGCGCTCCATTACTGCGCCGCTGGACAAGGTCAAAGAGATGCTGACCATCCTGGCCTCAGGCGATCTTAGCCGCCGCCTGGACGCCAGCGCCAAGGACGAGTTTGGCGAGCTAGCCCGCTCCACCAACAGCCTTACCGATTCGCTGCGAAACCTTATCGAGGGGATCTCCAGCGGCTCGACCCAACTGGCCGCCAGCGCCGAAGAAACCTCGGCCATCACCGCCCAGACCAAGGTGGCTATCCAGCAGCAAAAAGGCCAGGTTGATCAGGTAGCCACTGCCACCACTCAGATGTCAGCCAGTGCCGATCAGGTTACCCATGCTGCTTCCGATACCTTGTCTTCCGTGCTGCGGGCGGAAAAAGAAGCTGAGCGGGTACGCCAGCTGTCTGCCGACACCAAGAGCACCATCCAGATGCTGGCCGCCGAAGTGGAGTCCGCTTCTCAGGTGATCAACAAGCTACATCAGGACAGCGCCAATATTGGCTCTATCCTCGACGTCATTCGTGGTATTGCCGAACAGACCAACCTGCTGGCGCTGAACGCCGCTATTGAAGCGGCCCGTGCCGGCGAGCAAGGCCGCGGCTTTGCGGTGGTTGCCGATGAAGTCCGTACACTGGCGTCCCGTACTCAGCAGTCCACCCAAGAGATCCAGTCCATGATCGAGGCCCTCCAGCAGGGCGCCGAGCAGGCAGTAAGCGTTATGGACCAAGGCAAATTCCAGGCTGAGAGCTGTGTGTCTAAATCGGTGGAATCCGATGTGGCCCTGAGCCATATCACCGATGCGGTTCACGAAGCCCGCGACAAGAGCGAGCACATCGCCCAGGCCGCCAAGGAGCAAGGGATCGTGGCCCAGGAGATCAATGAGAAGCTCACCTCTATCGTCAATATCGCCGAAGAGACCGCCCAAGGCGCCGAGCAAACCGCTACTTCCAGTGAAGAAGTGGCCAGGCTCTCCGAGGAGCTGCGTAATTCGGTCAGGCGCTTTAGGATACAATAA
- a CDS encoding DUF3718 domain-containing protein, whose product MLKSVKMGAVALLLAFTYQPTPAKADAAQLVASICDYVASNDKNRLRSKLSDSGIRLRNIYDGVKCNGLSLLRFAMSSGADGAGEFIAKQLPGSTLGAPEADGKTVIAWADANGFGGSATAAAIKERL is encoded by the coding sequence GTGTTGAAATCAGTTAAAATGGGTGCTGTAGCGCTTTTGTTGGCGTTTACCTATCAGCCCACCCCCGCCAAGGCCGACGCGGCGCAGTTGGTTGCCAGTATTTGTGACTACGTGGCATCTAATGACAAAAACCGCCTGCGCTCTAAGCTGTCCGATTCCGGCATCCGCCTGCGTAACATCTATGACGGTGTTAAGTGCAACGGCTTGAGCCTGCTGCGTTTTGCCATGAGCTCCGGTGCCGACGGTGCCGGTGAATTCATCGCCAAGCAGTTGCCTGGCTCTACCCTGGGTGCTCCCGAGGCTGACGGTAAAACCGTTATCGCCTGGGCTGATGCCAATGGTTTTGGTGGTAGCGCCACTGCGGCTGCAATCAAAGAACGCCTCTGA
- the folA gene encoding type 3 dihydrofolate reductase codes for MILSLVAAMANNRVIGRDNDMPWHLPADLKHFKAVTLGKPVIMGRKTFESIGRPLPGRRNLVISRQADFSPQGVEVVSSLGAALAAAADADEVMVIGGGQIYRQALAVAQRLYLTFIDADIEGDTRFPDWEAENCWKKVQESHFLADIHNQYNLTFVTFERLLPGI; via the coding sequence ATGATCCTCTCCCTGGTGGCCGCCATGGCCAACAACCGCGTGATTGGGCGTGACAACGACATGCCCTGGCACCTGCCCGCCGACCTCAAACATTTTAAAGCAGTGACTCTGGGTAAACCGGTGATCATGGGCCGCAAGACCTTTGAGAGCATCGGCCGGCCCCTGCCTGGGCGCCGTAACTTGGTGATAAGCCGCCAGGCCGATTTCAGCCCACAGGGTGTGGAGGTGGTGAGTAGCCTGGGCGCTGCCCTGGCAGCCGCCGCTGATGCAGATGAGGTGATGGTTATCGGCGGTGGCCAGATCTATCGCCAAGCTTTGGCGGTGGCGCAGCGGCTCTATCTGACTTTTATTGATGCTGACATCGAGGGTGATACCCGTTTTCCCGACTGGGAGGCAGAAAATTGCTGGAAAAAAGTTCAGGAGAGCCACTTTTTGGCCGATATACATAATCAGTACAATTTGACCTTTGTCACTTTTGAACGTTTATTACCAGGCATTTGA
- the cgtA gene encoding Obg family GTPase CgtA, which translates to MKFVDEAVIRVEAGDGGNGVVGFRREKFIPNGGPDGGDGGDGGDVYIEADDNLNTLIDYRFERFHKAERGENGGAANCTGKGGKDLVLKVPVGTRASDNDTGEVVGEVTKHGQRLMVAKGGFHGLGNTRFKSSVNRAPRQRTLGTKGEVRNLMLELLLLADVGLLGLPNAGKSSLIRSVSKAKPKVADYPFTTLVPNLGVVSPFPGKSFVIADIPGLIEGAADGAGLGFQFLRHLERCRILLHVIDVNPFDGSDPVENALVIIDELDKYSPKVAAKTRWLVFNKTDLLEADELEERIEEIIDALDYHGPHFKICAVLSEGTEQLARELMTFIDSLPPEEEKPEDKVNVDFKWDDYHEKAIAEAQHDDDDDLDDDDWDDDDYDVEVIYER; encoded by the coding sequence ATGAAATTCGTAGATGAAGCCGTGATCCGCGTTGAGGCGGGAGACGGCGGCAATGGCGTTGTCGGTTTTCGTCGTGAGAAATTTATTCCCAACGGCGGCCCTGACGGTGGCGATGGCGGTGATGGCGGTGACGTATACATCGAGGCTGATGACAACCTCAATACCTTGATCGACTATCGTTTCGAGCGCTTCCATAAAGCCGAACGCGGCGAGAACGGTGGCGCGGCCAACTGTACCGGTAAAGGTGGCAAGGATTTGGTCCTCAAGGTGCCAGTGGGTACCCGTGCCAGCGACAACGACACCGGCGAAGTGGTGGGTGAAGTCACCAAACATGGCCAGCGTTTGATGGTGGCCAAAGGCGGCTTCCACGGTCTGGGTAACACCCGCTTTAAATCTTCGGTCAACCGGGCGCCACGCCAACGTACTCTCGGTACCAAGGGCGAAGTGCGTAACCTGATGCTGGAATTGCTGCTGCTGGCCGATGTGGGCCTGCTGGGGCTGCCCAATGCCGGTAAATCGAGCCTCATTCGCTCGGTGTCCAAAGCCAAGCCCAAGGTCGCCGATTACCCCTTTACCACCCTAGTGCCGAACCTGGGGGTGGTCAGCCCCTTCCCTGGTAAGAGCTTTGTCATTGCCGACATCCCCGGCCTTATCGAAGGTGCTGCCGACGGTGCTGGCCTTGGTTTTCAGTTCCTGCGCCACCTCGAACGCTGCCGCATTTTGCTGCACGTTATCGACGTGAATCCCTTTGACGGCTCCGATCCGGTGGAAAACGCGCTGGTTATCATCGACGAGCTGGACAAGTACTCACCCAAGGTAGCGGCCAAGACCCGCTGGTTGGTGTTTAACAAAACCGACTTGCTGGAAGCCGACGAACTGGAAGAGCGTATCGAAGAAATCATCGACGCCCTGGATTACCACGGGCCGCATTTCAAGATCTGCGCCGTGCTCAGCGAGGGTACCGAACAGCTGGCCCGCGAGCTGATGACCTTTATCGACAGCCTGCCGCCGGAAGAAGAAAAACCGGAAGACAAGGTCAACGTCGACTTCAAGTGGGACGACTACCACGAGAAGGCCATCGCCGAGGCTCAGCATGACGATGACGACGATCTGGACGATGACGACTGGGATGACGACGACTACGACGTAGAAGTCATCTACGAACGTTAA
- the rpmA gene encoding 50S ribosomal protein L27 — translation MAHKKAAGSTRNGRDSESKRLGVKRYGGESVLAGNIIVRQRGTKFHAGTNVGIGKDHTLFATAEGKVKFEVKGPKNRKYVSIITE, via the coding sequence ATGGCACACAAAAAAGCAGCCGGTTCTACCCGTAACGGTCGTGATTCCGAAAGCAAACGCCTGGGTGTAAAGCGCTACGGCGGTGAGTCTGTCCTGGCAGGCAACATCATCGTTCGTCAACGCGGCACCAAATTCCACGCTGGCACCAACGTGGGCATCGGTAAAGACCACACTCTGTTCGCTACTGCCGAAGGCAAAGTGAAATTCGAAGTGAAAGGTCCTAAAAACCGCAAGTACGTCAGCATCATCACTGAATAA
- the rplU gene encoding 50S ribosomal protein L21, translated as MYAVIQSGGKQHRVAEGEVIRLEKLDLEAGATVEFDKVLMVANGDDVKVGAPYVDGGKVVAEVVAHGRGEKVKIVKFRRRKHHRKQMGHRQWFTEIKITGISA; from the coding sequence ATGTACGCGGTTATCCAAAGCGGTGGCAAGCAACACCGTGTAGCTGAAGGCGAAGTGATTCGTCTGGAGAAGCTGGATCTGGAAGCTGGCGCCACTGTCGAATTCGACAAGGTGCTGATGGTCGCCAACGGCGACGACGTCAAAGTAGGTGCTCCCTACGTTGACGGTGGCAAAGTGGTTGCCGAAGTGGTTGCTCACGGCCGTGGCGAGAAAGTCAAAATCGTCAAGTTCCGTCGTCGTAAGCACCACCGCAAGCAGATGGGCCACCGTCAGTGGTTCACTGAAATTAAAATCACTGGCATCAGCGCCTAA
- the ispB gene encoding octaprenyl diphosphate synthase, with the protein MDLAQIRQLCATDMDSVNETIQQQLSSDVALINQLGFYIINAGGKRLRPMLTVLAARALGYDGDKHVRLATLVEFIHTSTLLHDDVVDESTLRRGRETANALFGNQASVLVGDFLYTRAFQLMVALDSMKVMQVLADATNVIAEGEVMQLMNCNDPETTEARYMKVIYSKTAKLFEAATGLSAVISGQPELEDAMSDYGKYLGTAFQLIDDLLDYEADADELGKNLGDDLAEGKPTLPLLHAMHNGNAEESAMIRQAIEQGDGRDKLELVQGCMRRLGSLDYTYQRALEESDKAISALAAIPDSPYKEALIGLAKVAVERKS; encoded by the coding sequence ATGGATCTCGCCCAAATTCGCCAACTCTGCGCCACTGATATGGACTCGGTCAACGAGACCATTCAACAACAGCTCAGTTCTGACGTGGCCCTCATCAACCAGCTCGGCTTTTACATCATCAATGCCGGAGGCAAGCGCCTTCGCCCCATGCTGACCGTCCTGGCAGCCAGGGCCTTGGGCTACGATGGCGACAAGCACGTGCGCCTGGCCACGCTGGTTGAGTTCATTCACACCTCTACTCTCTTGCATGACGACGTGGTGGATGAGTCCACCCTGCGCCGTGGCCGGGAAACGGCCAACGCCCTTTTTGGCAACCAGGCTTCGGTGCTGGTCGGCGACTTCCTCTATACCCGCGCCTTCCAGTTGATGGTGGCACTGGATTCGATGAAGGTGATGCAGGTACTGGCCGACGCCACCAATGTCATCGCCGAAGGGGAAGTGATGCAGCTGATGAACTGCAACGACCCTGAGACCACCGAAGCGCGCTACATGAAGGTCATCTACTCCAAGACCGCCAAGCTCTTCGAGGCAGCCACCGGTCTCTCTGCCGTGATAAGCGGCCAGCCAGAGCTCGAAGACGCCATGAGCGACTACGGCAAGTACCTGGGGACCGCCTTCCAGCTGATTGACGACCTGCTCGATTACGAAGCGGACGCCGACGAACTGGGTAAAAACCTGGGGGATGACCTGGCCGAGGGTAAGCCCACCCTGCCGCTGCTCCATGCCATGCATAACGGTAACGCCGAAGAGTCCGCCATGATCCGCCAAGCCATTGAGCAAGGCGATGGCCGCGACAAACTCGAACTGGTGCAAGGCTGCATGCGCCGTCTGGGCTCCCTCGACTACACCTACCAGCGCGCCCTGGAAGAATCGGACAAGGCGATCAGCGCCCTGGCCGCCATTCCCGACAGCCCCTACAAGGAAGCGCTGATTGGCCTGGCCAAGGTGGCGGTAGAACGCAAAAGCTAA
- the mdh gene encoding malate dehydrogenase — MKVAVLGAAGGIGQALSLLLKTQLPAGSELALYDVAPVVPGVAVDLSHIPTAVKVEGFGQEKLADALTGADVVLIPAGVPRKPGMDRSDLFNVNAGIVRALVEAIADNCPKALVGIITNPVNTTVAIAAEVLKAKGVYDAKRLFGVTTLDVIRAETFIGEKLGKNPADVHINVIGGHSGVTILPLLSQVEGLELSADETAAMTKRIQNAGTEVVEAKAGGGSATLSMGQAAARFGLSLIRGLQGEANVVECAYVEGGSEHARFFAQPVRLGKNGVEEVLGYGELSAFEQGALDSALATLKGDITLGEEFVTGK; from the coding sequence ATGAAAGTAGCCGTACTTGGCGCCGCCGGTGGTATCGGTCAGGCCCTGTCTTTGCTGCTCAAGACCCAACTGCCCGCCGGTTCCGAACTGGCACTGTATGACGTAGCCCCGGTTGTTCCCGGTGTTGCCGTTGATCTGAGCCACATTCCGACCGCCGTTAAGGTCGAAGGCTTTGGGCAGGAAAAACTGGCCGACGCCCTGACTGGCGCCGATGTCGTTCTGATCCCCGCCGGCGTACCTCGTAAGCCTGGCATGGACCGCTCCGATCTTTTCAACGTTAACGCTGGCATCGTTCGCGCTCTGGTAGAAGCCATTGCCGACAACTGCCCCAAAGCGTTGGTTGGTATCATCACCAACCCGGTTAACACCACTGTTGCCATCGCTGCCGAAGTGCTCAAAGCCAAAGGCGTTTACGATGCCAAGCGCCTGTTCGGTGTGACTACCCTGGACGTTATCCGCGCCGAGACCTTTATCGGTGAAAAACTGGGTAAAAACCCTGCCGACGTGCACATCAATGTCATTGGTGGCCACTCCGGCGTGACCATCCTGCCGCTGCTGTCTCAAGTAGAAGGCCTGGAACTGTCTGCTGACGAAACCGCTGCCATGACCAAGCGTATTCAAAACGCCGGTACCGAAGTGGTTGAAGCCAAGGCCGGTGGCGGCTCCGCTACCCTGTCTATGGGCCAAGCGGCTGCCCGTTTTGGCCTGTCGCTGATCCGTGGTCTGCAAGGCGAAGCCAACGTAGTTGAGTGCGCCTATGTAGAAGGCGGCTCCGAGCACGCCCGTTTCTTCGCTCAGCCGGTTCGTCTGGGCAAAAACGGTGTAGAAGAAGTGCTGGGCTACGGTGAGCTGTCTGCTTTCGAGCAAGGCGCTCTGGATAGCGCTCTGGCTACCCTTAAAGGTGACATCACCCTGGGTGAAGAATTCGTTACCGGCAAATAA
- a CDS encoding transporter substrate-binding domain-containing protein: MRKAVWLGLLYCCTWGLAAADEVSGAGRPLVFGTEATYPPFEYRDDASQLVGIDIDVAHAVCELLQRPCIIIEHPFDSLLDELEDGELDAVIAALDISSRYDNSIRFSDPYYRNSAVYVTLKDATDRYAKSGYIGVQNGSSHQQYLIDQRQWQLTSYDDLNGALNELRAGRISAIFVDAAVANAWLSDPANKDLRLMGSPIRDLRYFGRGMGIALSRGERSDALLDAINKALAKLREDKSLDHILSHYLQVH; the protein is encoded by the coding sequence ATGCGCAAGGCGGTTTGGCTTGGCCTGTTGTACTGTTGCACCTGGGGCCTGGCCGCAGCCGATGAGGTTTCCGGCGCCGGCAGACCGCTGGTATTCGGTACCGAGGCAACCTATCCACCCTTCGAATACAGGGACGATGCCAGCCAGTTGGTAGGTATCGATATTGATGTTGCTCATGCCGTATGTGAGTTGCTGCAGCGTCCCTGCATCATTATTGAGCACCCCTTCGACAGCCTTCTGGACGAACTGGAAGACGGCGAACTGGACGCGGTGATCGCCGCCCTGGATATCTCCTCCCGCTACGACAATAGCATCCGCTTTTCAGACCCCTACTACCGTAACAGCGCCGTCTATGTGACCCTGAAAGACGCAACAGATCGTTACGCCAAGTCGGGGTATATCGGGGTGCAAAATGGCTCCAGCCATCAGCAATACCTGATTGACCAGCGCCAGTGGCAGCTGACCAGTTATGACGACCTCAATGGCGCCTTGAACGAGCTGAGGGCAGGGCGGATCTCGGCCATTTTTGTTGATGCGGCTGTGGCCAATGCCTGGCTTTCTGACCCTGCAAACAAAGACTTACGTTTAATGGGTAGCCCTATCCGCGATCTTCGCTACTTCGGCAGGGGCATGGGTATTGCTCTTTCGCGGGGCGAGCGCAGCGATGCCTTGCTCGATGCCATCAACAAGGCCCTTGCCAAGTTGCGCGAAGATAAATCCCTCGATCACATTCTTTCCCATTACCTGCAAGTTCACTGA